A genomic segment from Fodinicola acaciae encodes:
- a CDS encoding DUF456 domain-containing protein — protein sequence MEALLITISSVLIVVGLVGGVIQVVPGPALCWVGVLVWVIFTDAGWGRWVVLVVATLLAIVGTIVKFAIPGKQLKESGVPTVTILAGIVLGIVGMFVIPVVGLFVGFVLGVFLAEALRAKSFSGAWPSTVEALKATGLSVLIELLTAFAIAVTFVLGVIFA from the coding sequence ATGGAAGCGCTGCTTATCACCATCAGCTCGGTCCTGATCGTGGTCGGGCTCGTCGGCGGCGTCATCCAGGTGGTGCCGGGTCCGGCGCTGTGCTGGGTCGGCGTGCTGGTCTGGGTGATCTTCACCGACGCCGGCTGGGGCCGCTGGGTGGTGCTCGTCGTGGCGACGCTGCTGGCGATCGTCGGCACGATCGTCAAGTTCGCGATCCCGGGCAAGCAGCTCAAGGAGTCCGGCGTACCGACCGTCACGATCCTCGCCGGCATCGTGCTCGGCATCGTCGGCATGTTCGTGATCCCGGTCGTGGGCCTGTTCGTCGGGTTTGTCCTCGGCGTCTTTCTCGCCGAGGCGTTGCGCGCGAAGAGCTTTTCCGGTGCCTGGCCGTCCACGGTGGAGGCCCTGAAGGCGACCGGCCTGTCCGTGCTGATCGAGCTGTTGACCGCGTTCGCGATCGCGGTGACCTTCGTCCTCGGCGTCATATTCGCCTGA
- a CDS encoding choline kinase family protein — MDLQPEGSTLTFLSGGTTNRNWRVDIDGQPVAVWREPASDDSLLGIDRTIERRAARQAYEAGVAPPVLATAASGETLTGWIDAPAMAADALLDKGFRTRLCAALKALHAQPLLGRRLDHLESLARFSDGVRKSGLALPDGFDQLTDQAERIAATLGPARDVVPCHNDLSAGNVLDAGDRVWLIDFEYAADGDIAAELGNAVAMSALPPAAVEPLVVAYAGTAELTDRAVLYHALSIIAWIPWLVLQAAAHPELPDIAQWIDLDVRAAVDSCDSAEFATAIRRI; from the coding sequence GTGGACCTCCAGCCGGAGGGAAGCACTCTCACATTTCTGTCCGGTGGCACGACAAACCGTAACTGGCGTGTCGATATTGACGGCCAGCCGGTCGCGGTGTGGCGTGAGCCGGCGAGCGACGATTCGTTGCTCGGCATCGACCGTACGATCGAGCGGCGTGCGGCCCGGCAGGCGTACGAGGCCGGCGTGGCGCCGCCGGTCCTCGCCACCGCCGCCTCCGGCGAGACGCTGACCGGCTGGATCGATGCCCCGGCGATGGCCGCGGATGCCTTGCTCGACAAGGGATTTCGTACGCGTCTGTGTGCGGCTTTGAAGGCCCTGCACGCACAACCGCTGCTCGGGCGCCGCCTCGACCATCTCGAGTCTCTGGCACGGTTTTCCGATGGAGTAAGGAAATCCGGTCTCGCGCTGCCGGACGGCTTCGACCAGCTCACCGATCAGGCCGAGCGGATCGCCGCCACGCTCGGTCCAGCGCGAGATGTGGTGCCGTGCCACAACGACCTGTCCGCCGGCAACGTGCTCGACGCCGGCGACCGGGTCTGGCTGATCGACTTCGAATACGCGGCCGACGGGGACATCGCCGCGGAGCTGGGAAACGCCGTCGCGATGTCCGCCCTGCCACCCGCCGCTGTCGAGCCGTTGGTCGTCGCGTACGCGGGCACCGCCGAGCTGACCGACCGCGCCGTGCTCTATCACGCCCTTAGCATCATCGCCTGGATCCCGTGGCTGGTGCTGCAGGCCGCCGCGCATCCGGAGCTGCCGGACATCGCGCAGTGGATCGACCTGGACGTACGCGCCGCCGTCGACTCCTGCGACAGCGCCGAGTTTGCCACCGCGATCAGGCGAATATGA
- a CDS encoding acyl-CoA dehydrogenase family protein, producing the protein MSTVDFAFSDEQEALRSTARDWLADRWPVERIVEWIGEKAAEKAADEKNQKKAEKPTPDQAWDELSQLGWLDDDLTVLDLAVIAEEAGYGLLPVQWLMHVSMAAPVLGGRGGKTSTMAWADSGALTLAHAAVSVDCRAEEAGDGWRLSGVKTRVPAANTAQYVVVVAQAEPGVGLFVTRPDARRLRLMSTVDTTRPYAELTLDNTPAEVVVEPGRARPVLTAVRQQTAALLACEGVGVMQRALDMAVSHARQREQFGRPIGSYQGIAYQLADVYTDLQLARSLAYRAAWSVHTGADDTEEAVAAAAACVSEVAPAGCERAIQSMGGIGFTWENPLQRWYKRAQWIASWEGSASQWREELAAWLLDA; encoded by the coding sequence GTGTCCACAGTGGATTTCGCCTTTTCCGACGAGCAGGAGGCGCTGCGCTCGACCGCGCGCGACTGGCTCGCCGACCGTTGGCCGGTCGAGCGGATCGTCGAGTGGATCGGCGAAAAAGCCGCCGAGAAGGCGGCCGACGAGAAAAACCAGAAGAAGGCCGAAAAGCCGACGCCGGACCAGGCATGGGACGAGCTCAGCCAGCTCGGTTGGCTGGACGACGACCTGACCGTGCTGGATCTCGCGGTGATCGCCGAGGAAGCCGGCTATGGCCTGCTGCCGGTGCAGTGGCTGATGCACGTGTCGATGGCCGCGCCGGTGCTCGGTGGCCGCGGCGGCAAGACCTCGACGATGGCGTGGGCCGACAGCGGCGCGCTGACGCTCGCGCATGCCGCCGTCTCGGTGGACTGCCGCGCCGAGGAGGCTGGCGACGGCTGGCGGTTGTCCGGTGTGAAAACCCGGGTGCCGGCGGCCAACACGGCACAGTACGTGGTCGTCGTGGCGCAGGCCGAGCCCGGCGTCGGCCTGTTCGTCACGCGTCCGGACGCGCGCCGGCTGCGGCTCATGTCCACTGTGGACACCACCCGGCCGTACGCGGAGCTGACGCTGGACAACACGCCGGCCGAGGTGGTGGTGGAGCCGGGGCGCGCGCGGCCGGTGCTCACCGCCGTACGCCAGCAGACCGCGGCTTTGCTTGCCTGCGAAGGTGTTGGCGTCATGCAGCGCGCACTGGACATGGCTGTGTCACACGCGCGGCAGCGTGAGCAGTTCGGCCGGCCGATCGGCTCGTACCAGGGCATCGCATACCAGCTGGCCGACGTCTACACGGATCTGCAGCTGGCGCGCTCGCTCGCGTATCGCGCCGCCTGGTCCGTACACACCGGCGCCGACGACACCGAGGAGGCGGTCGCGGCGGCGGCCGCGTGCGTCAGCGAGGTGGCGCCGGCCGGCTGCGAGCGCGCCATCCAGAGCATGGGCGGGATCGGCTTCACCTGGGAGAATCCGTTGCAGCGCTGGTACAAGCGGGCGCAGTGGATCGCCTCCTGGGAAGGCTCGGCGTCGCAGTGGCGCGAGGAGCTGGCCGCCTGGCTGCTCGACGCCTGA
- a CDS encoding TIGR03621 family F420-dependent LLM class oxidoreductase, which yields MTSRAFRFGLNQREIQDRDTFVEHCRWAERSGFDTLHLPDHLQSPSPFPVMMAAADATERLRVGTLVLNIGFWNAALLAREAASVDRLSGGRLELGVGAGHMKSEFDLAGIEWEPVGKRVQRLRETVVRLDELLTDPDHLPAVVQRPRPPLLIAGTGDGLLELAAEHADIFGYGGLWQQKGQPPGTFRLATAAETDERMAFLRDRAGDRFDRIELNVLIQAVEITDDRAAAAARLSADRLEGMDPAEILSTPTVLIGSVEEIVEQLHERRDRYGFTYISCHQHLAEDMAKVIAAIKG from the coding sequence ATGACATCGCGAGCATTCCGGTTCGGGCTCAACCAGCGCGAGATCCAGGACCGGGACACCTTCGTCGAGCACTGCCGCTGGGCCGAGCGCAGCGGCTTCGACACCCTGCACCTGCCGGACCACCTGCAGTCGCCGTCGCCGTTTCCGGTGATGATGGCGGCCGCCGACGCCACCGAGCGGCTGCGGGTCGGCACGCTCGTGCTCAACATCGGCTTCTGGAACGCGGCGCTGCTGGCGCGCGAGGCGGCGAGCGTCGACCGGCTGTCCGGTGGCCGGCTGGAGCTGGGGGTCGGCGCCGGTCACATGAAGTCGGAGTTCGACCTGGCCGGCATCGAGTGGGAACCGGTCGGCAAGCGCGTGCAGCGGCTGCGCGAGACGGTCGTACGCCTCGACGAGCTGCTGACCGACCCCGACCACCTGCCGGCCGTCGTCCAACGGCCGCGGCCGCCGCTGCTGATCGCCGGCACCGGCGACGGCCTGCTGGAGCTGGCCGCCGAGCACGCCGACATCTTCGGCTATGGCGGCCTGTGGCAGCAGAAAGGCCAGCCGCCCGGCACGTTCCGGCTGGCCACCGCCGCCGAGACCGACGAGCGGATGGCGTTTCTGCGCGACCGCGCGGGCGACCGCTTCGACCGGATCGAGCTCAACGTCCTCATCCAGGCGGTGGAGATCACCGACGACCGCGCGGCGGCCGCGGCACGGCTGTCCGCCGATCGGCTGGAGGGGATGGATCCGGCCGAGATCCTGAGTACGCCGACCGTGCTGATCGGCTCGGTGGAGGAGATCGTCGAGCAGCTGCACGAGCGGCGCGACCGCTATGGCTTCACCTACATCTCCTGCCACCAGCACCTGGCCGAGGACATGGCCAAGGTCATCGCCGCCATCAAGGGCTGA
- a CDS encoding SDR family NAD(P)-dependent oxidoreductase, translating to MTTRPTALVTGATAGIGAAFAKALAAGGYDLVLVARDRERLEKAATDLGATHSVLVADLATDDGCALVEQRLSDVDNPVDLLVNNAGIGLRGAFRSNGLEAELRQLDLNVRAVLRLTHAALGPMVERRRGAIVNVSSVAGFATTAPGSTYGATKSWVTAFSESVHLSVRLKGVRVMALCPGYVRTEFHERAGIDVGDRGGPMWLDADRLVATALADLRRGRTVSVPSVQYKAIVGLLRHAPRSLLNAVLTRSSRARD from the coding sequence ATGACGACGCGACCCACGGCGCTGGTCACCGGCGCCACGGCCGGCATCGGCGCGGCCTTCGCGAAAGCACTGGCGGCCGGTGGCTATGACCTCGTGCTGGTGGCACGTGACCGCGAGCGGCTGGAGAAGGCCGCCACCGACCTCGGCGCGACCCACTCGGTGCTGGTGGCCGACCTGGCCACCGACGACGGCTGCGCGCTGGTCGAGCAGCGACTGTCCGATGTGGACAACCCGGTGGACCTGCTGGTCAACAACGCCGGCATCGGCCTGCGCGGCGCCTTCCGGTCCAACGGCCTGGAGGCGGAGCTGCGCCAGCTCGATCTCAACGTGCGTGCGGTGCTGCGGCTGACCCACGCGGCGCTCGGCCCGATGGTGGAGCGGCGCCGCGGCGCGATCGTCAACGTGTCGTCGGTCGCCGGTTTCGCCACGACGGCGCCAGGATCCACTTATGGCGCCACGAAATCCTGGGTGACCGCATTCAGCGAGTCGGTGCACCTGTCGGTCCGGCTCAAAGGCGTACGCGTGATGGCGTTGTGCCCCGGCTACGTACGCACCGAGTTTCACGAGCGCGCAGGCATCGACGTCGGCGACCGCGGCGGTCCGATGTGGCTCGACGCCGACCGGCTGGTCGCCACCGCGCTCGCCGACCTGCGCCGCGGCCGTACGGTCAGCGTGCCGAGCGTGCAGTACAAGGCGATCGTCGGCCTGCTCCGGCACGCACCTCGGTCGCTGCTCAACGCCGTACTCACACGCTCGTCACGTGCTCGCGACTAG
- a CDS encoding DoxX family membrane protein: MSVVRRIARPLLAAAVINEGVTALRSKEAAAELAEGFGARLARPLGIEETHTDVVVRANAGVQIAGGLLLATGRFPRLAAAALALSLAGTTIARDSFWAAQSQDVPAKQARFVADLGLLGGVLLAAVDTAGRPSVGWRARRAARKAADKASEIAPW; encoded by the coding sequence GTGAGCGTCGTACGCCGGATAGCACGACCGTTGCTGGCCGCCGCCGTGATCAACGAAGGGGTCACCGCGTTGCGCAGCAAGGAAGCCGCCGCCGAGCTCGCCGAGGGCTTCGGCGCGCGGCTGGCCAGGCCGCTTGGCATCGAGGAGACCCACACCGACGTGGTCGTACGCGCCAACGCCGGCGTGCAGATCGCCGGCGGACTGTTGCTGGCGACCGGCCGCTTTCCGCGGCTCGCCGCGGCGGCGCTCGCGTTGTCGCTGGCCGGCACGACGATCGCGCGCGACTCGTTCTGGGCCGCGCAGTCGCAGGACGTGCCGGCCAAGCAGGCCCGCTTCGTCGCCGACCTCGGCCTGCTCGGCGGCGTGCTGCTGGCCGCCGTCGACACCGCCGGCCGCCCATCGGTCGGCTGGCGCGCACGCCGTGCCGCGCGTAAGGCCGCCGACAAGGCCAGCGAGATCGCTCCTTGGTGA